In Burkholderia contaminans, the following proteins share a genomic window:
- a CDS encoding DNA topoisomerase III, producing the protein MSKALIIAEKPSVANDIARALGGFTKHDEYYESDDFVLSSAVGHLLEIAAPEEYEVKRGKWSFAHLPVIPPHFDLNPIAKSESRLKVLTKLLKRKDVDRLINACDAGREGELIFRLIAQHAKAKQPVQRLWLQSMTPQAIRDGFANLRSDADMLPLADAARCRSEADWLVGINGTRAMTAFNSKGGGFFLTTVGRVQTPTLSIVVEREEKIRRFVPRDYWEVKAEFACAGGFYEGKWYDPKFKRDEFDPEKRDSRLWSLPAAETIVAACRDQVGTVSEESKPSTQLSPLLFDLTSLQREANSRFGFSAKNTLGLAQALYEKHKVLTYPRTDARALPEDYLSTVQSTLEMLKESNNYLPHAKQVLDKGWVKPNKRIFDNSKISDHFAIIPTLQAPKSLSEPEQKLYDMVVKRFLAVFFPAAEFRVTTRITEVAGHHFKTEGKVLVEPGWLQVYGRDAEGADANLVPVQKDEKVKTDEIAAVALVTKPPARYSEATLLSAMEGAGKLVEDDELREAMAAKGLGTPATRAAIIEGLLGEKYLVREGRELIPTAKAFQLMTLLRGLGVKELTAPELTGEWEYKLSQMERGNLGREAFMQEIARMTQQIVKRAKEYDSDTIPGDYATLETPCPNCGGQVKENYRRFACTKCEFSISKIPGSRQFEIAEVEELLREKTIGPLSGFRSKMGRPFSAILKLSFDDETKNYKLEFDFGQDTGGEEGEAPDFSAQEPVGACPKCKGRVFEHGMSYVCEHSVANPKTCDFRSGKVILQQEITREQMGKLLADGRTDLLPNFKSSRTGRNFKAFLVKQPDGKIGFEFEKKEPKAAAAKKTAKSATKDAETVTEGAEEKPAPARKTAARKTTARKTGS; encoded by the coding sequence ATGTCCAAAGCACTGATCATTGCGGAAAAGCCTTCTGTCGCGAACGACATCGCACGCGCTTTGGGCGGCTTTACCAAGCATGACGAGTATTACGAAAGCGACGATTTCGTCCTTTCGTCCGCTGTCGGCCACCTGCTGGAAATCGCCGCCCCGGAAGAGTACGAGGTCAAGCGCGGGAAATGGAGCTTCGCGCATCTGCCCGTCATCCCCCCGCATTTCGACCTGAACCCGATCGCAAAAAGCGAGTCGCGCCTCAAGGTGCTCACCAAGCTGCTGAAGCGCAAGGACGTCGACCGTCTGATCAACGCATGTGACGCGGGGCGCGAGGGCGAACTGATTTTCCGCCTGATCGCGCAGCACGCGAAGGCGAAACAGCCGGTCCAGCGCCTGTGGCTGCAGTCGATGACCCCGCAGGCGATCCGCGACGGCTTCGCGAACCTGCGCAGCGACGCGGACATGCTGCCGCTCGCCGACGCCGCACGCTGCCGCTCGGAAGCCGACTGGCTCGTCGGGATCAACGGCACCCGCGCGATGACCGCGTTCAACAGCAAGGGCGGCGGCTTCTTCCTGACGACAGTTGGCCGCGTTCAGACGCCAACGTTGTCGATCGTCGTCGAACGCGAAGAGAAAATCCGCCGCTTTGTCCCGCGCGACTACTGGGAAGTGAAGGCCGAATTCGCGTGCGCGGGCGGCTTCTACGAAGGCAAGTGGTACGACCCGAAATTCAAGCGCGACGAATTCGATCCGGAAAAGCGCGACTCCCGCCTGTGGAGCCTGCCGGCCGCCGAAACGATCGTCGCCGCGTGTCGCGACCAGGTCGGCACGGTCTCCGAGGAATCGAAGCCGTCGACGCAGCTGTCGCCGCTGCTGTTCGACCTGACGAGCCTGCAGCGCGAAGCGAACAGCCGCTTCGGCTTCTCCGCGAAGAACACGCTCGGCCTCGCGCAGGCACTGTATGAAAAGCACAAGGTGCTGACCTACCCGCGTACCGATGCACGCGCGCTGCCGGAAGACTACCTGTCGACGGTCCAGTCCACGCTCGAGATGCTCAAGGAGAGCAACAACTACCTGCCGCATGCGAAGCAGGTGCTCGACAAGGGCTGGGTGAAGCCGAACAAGCGGATCTTCGACAACTCGAAGATCAGCGACCACTTTGCAATCATCCCGACGCTGCAGGCGCCGAAGTCGCTGTCCGAGCCGGAGCAGAAGCTGTACGACATGGTCGTGAAGCGCTTCCTCGCCGTGTTCTTCCCGGCCGCCGAATTCCGCGTCACGACGCGGATCACCGAAGTCGCCGGCCATCACTTCAAGACCGAAGGCAAGGTGCTCGTCGAGCCGGGCTGGCTGCAGGTGTACGGCCGCGACGCCGAAGGCGCGGATGCGAACTTGGTGCCGGTGCAGAAGGACGAGAAGGTGAAGACGGACGAAATCGCCGCCGTCGCGCTCGTCACGAAACCGCCCGCACGCTACTCGGAAGCGACGCTGCTGTCCGCGATGGAAGGCGCGGGCAAGCTCGTCGAGGACGACGAACTGCGCGAGGCGATGGCCGCGAAGGGCCTCGGCACGCCGGCCACGCGCGCGGCGATCATCGAAGGCCTGCTCGGCGAGAAATACCTCGTGCGCGAAGGCCGCGAACTGATCCCGACCGCGAAGGCATTCCAGCTGATGACACTGCTGCGCGGGCTCGGCGTGAAGGAACTCACCGCGCCCGAGCTCACCGGCGAATGGGAATATAAGCTGTCGCAGATGGAGCGCGGCAACCTCGGGCGCGAAGCGTTCATGCAGGAAATCGCCCGCATGACGCAGCAGATCGTGAAGCGCGCGAAGGAATACGATTCGGACACGATCCCCGGCGATTACGCGACGCTCGAGACGCCGTGCCCGAACTGCGGCGGCCAGGTGAAGGAAAACTACCGCCGCTTCGCATGCACGAAGTGCGAGTTCTCGATCTCGAAGATCCCGGGCAGCCGGCAGTTCGAGATCGCGGAAGTCGAGGAGCTGCTGCGCGAGAAGACGATCGGCCCGCTGTCCGGCTTCCGCAGCAAGATGGGCCGCCCGTTCTCGGCGATCCTCAAGCTGTCCTTCGACGACGAGACGAAGAACTACAAGCTCGAGTTCGACTTCGGTCAGGACACGGGCGGCGAGGAGGGCGAGGCGCCCGATTTCTCCGCACAGGAGCCCGTCGGCGCGTGCCCGAAGTGCAAGGGCCGTGTGTTCGAGCACGGGATGAGCTACGTGTGCGAGCACTCGGTGGCCAACCCGAAGACCTGCGACTTCCGCTCGGGCAAGGTGATCCTGCAGCAGGAAATCACGCGCGAGCAGATGGGCAAGCTGCTTGCCGACGGCCGTACGGATCTGCTGCCGAACTTCAAGTCGTCGCGCACGGGCCGCAACTTCAAGGCCTTCCTCGTGAAGCAGCCGGACGGCAAGATCGGCTTCGAGTTCGAGAAGAAGGAGCCGAAGGCCGCTGCCGCGAAGAAGACGGCAAAATCGGCGACGAAGGACGCCGAAACCGTGACGGAAGGCGCCGAGGAGAAACCGGCACCGGCTCGCAAAACCGCCGCACGCAAGACGACGGCGCGCAAGACTGGCTCGTGA
- a CDS encoding alpha/beta fold hydrolase has translation MLELANRFTFEGHRIAWGTIGEGPPLVLVHGTPFSSQVWRRIAPWLARRHRVFFYDLLGYGQSDMPDADVSLGRQNGLFGALLDAWKISRPRVLAHDYGGATVLRAHFLDGVAYADLTLVNPVAIAPQGSTFVRHVAQHEAAFTGLPAYAHHALVSAYLGKAVARPLSDEALSIYRAPWLTPDGQAAFYRQIAQMRQRYIEEAEARYAPPDFPVRIVWGEDDAWIPLDQGQALADRIANGQLIRVPRAGHLVQEDAPEAIVAAVLDGPGQG, from the coding sequence ATGCTCGAACTCGCCAACCGCTTCACTTTCGAAGGCCACCGGATTGCCTGGGGAACGATCGGCGAAGGTCCGCCGCTCGTGCTCGTGCACGGCACGCCGTTTTCGTCGCAGGTGTGGCGCCGGATCGCACCGTGGCTCGCGCGGCGTCACCGCGTGTTCTTCTACGACCTGCTCGGTTACGGTCAGTCCGACATGCCGGACGCGGATGTGTCGCTCGGCCGCCAGAACGGGTTGTTCGGCGCGCTGCTCGATGCGTGGAAAATCTCACGCCCCCGCGTACTCGCGCACGACTACGGCGGCGCAACCGTGCTGCGCGCGCACTTCCTCGACGGCGTCGCCTATGCGGACCTCACGCTCGTGAATCCGGTCGCAATCGCGCCGCAGGGCTCGACGTTCGTGCGCCATGTCGCGCAGCACGAGGCCGCGTTCACCGGATTGCCCGCGTATGCGCATCACGCGCTCGTGTCGGCCTATCTCGGCAAGGCGGTCGCCCGGCCGCTGAGCGACGAGGCGCTGTCGATCTACCGTGCGCCGTGGCTCACGCCCGACGGTCAGGCCGCGTTCTATCGACAGATCGCGCAGATGCGCCAGCGCTACATCGAGGAAGCCGAGGCTCGTTACGCGCCGCCGGACTTTCCGGTGCGCATCGTGTGGGGCGAGGACGACGCGTGGATTCCGCTCGACCAGGGGCAGGCGCTGGCCGATCGCATCGCAAACGGCCAACTGATCCGGGTGCCGCGCGCGGGCCATCTGGTGCAGGAAGATGCGCCGGAGGCGATCGTGGCGGCGGTGCTCGACGGGCCAGGGCAAGGTTGA
- a CDS encoding PaaI family thioesterase: MDENAVRELLDRLLAPWVRSLGLVPVSIGDDSVTLRLPFSGEFRHSGGIICGQVFTAAADTAMVVAISAALGEFRPMTTVSLNTNFMRPVRKGDVLVTARVLRMGRNLVFGEVELFDEDGKMAVHATSTYALVS, encoded by the coding sequence ATGGACGAAAACGCAGTCCGCGAATTGCTGGATCGCCTGCTGGCCCCCTGGGTCCGCTCGCTCGGTCTGGTCCCCGTGTCGATCGGCGACGACAGCGTCACGCTGCGCCTGCCGTTTTCCGGCGAATTCCGCCATTCGGGCGGCATCATCTGTGGCCAGGTGTTCACGGCGGCCGCCGACACCGCGATGGTGGTCGCGATCTCGGCCGCGCTCGGCGAGTTCCGGCCGATGACCACCGTATCGCTGAACACGAACTTCATGCGGCCCGTGCGCAAGGGCGACGTGCTCGTCACCGCGCGCGTGCTGCGGATGGGCCGCAACCTCGTGTTCGGCGAAGTCGAGCTGTTCGACGAGGACGGCAAGATGGCCGTCCACGCGACGTCGACCTACGCGCTCGTCAGTTGA
- a CDS encoding amino acid ABC transporter permease, translating into MPAWLHLMAESLRPLLVAGLVFTVPLTLASFAIGLLLAFGAALTRLFGPRWAQAVVRFYIWLFRGSPLLVQLFVIFYGLPSVGIVLDPLTAAVIGFSLNVGAYNAEVIRGVIESIPKGQWEAAYSMAMTRPQALRRAILPQAARVALPALSNSFISLVKDTSLAAVLTVPEIFQAAQRIAAVTYEPMILYTEAALVYLLLSSVLSTLQRRLEVRFGRHALFQAELR; encoded by the coding sequence ATGCCGGCCTGGCTTCACCTGATGGCGGAATCGCTGCGGCCCCTGCTGGTTGCGGGGCTCGTGTTTACGGTACCGCTCACGCTCGCGTCGTTCGCGATCGGCCTGCTGCTCGCCTTCGGCGCGGCGCTCACGCGGCTGTTCGGGCCGCGCTGGGCGCAAGCCGTCGTACGTTTCTACATCTGGCTGTTTCGCGGCTCGCCGCTGCTCGTGCAGTTGTTCGTGATCTTCTATGGTTTGCCGAGCGTCGGCATCGTGCTCGATCCGCTGACGGCCGCGGTGATCGGCTTCTCGCTGAACGTCGGTGCGTACAACGCCGAGGTGATCCGCGGCGTGATCGAATCGATTCCGAAGGGGCAGTGGGAAGCCGCGTACTCGATGGCGATGACGCGCCCGCAGGCGCTGCGCCGCGCGATCCTGCCGCAGGCCGCGCGCGTCGCGCTGCCCGCACTGTCGAATTCGTTCATTTCGCTCGTGAAGGACACGTCGCTCGCGGCCGTGCTGACCGTGCCGGAGATCTTCCAGGCCGCGCAGCGGATCGCGGCCGTGACCTACGAGCCGATGATTCTCTATACGGAAGCCGCGCTGGTCTATCTGCTGCTCAGCTCGGTGCTGTCCACGCTGCAGCGTCGCCTCGAAGTCCGCTTCGGCCGTCATGCGCTGTTCCAGGCGGAACTGCGATGA
- a CDS encoding CGNR zinc finger domain-containing protein yields the protein MVTRHEPARAAQEWGAADFVGGHPALDFLNTVADTGKTRDADKLVDWPAVHAWAQRSGLLAPAGLARLLRHARQDDADALAALHRFREDAYAAIAHLTAGGGGTAGARAADRLAVAIREAIGRSAFDAVDGRFAWRPDARAASRWVDAAALGFEQLLRSDDFARVRQCGRCTWFFVDRGRGVGRRWCDMRTCGNRAKVETFRER from the coding sequence ATGGTTACTCGACACGAGCCCGCGCGAGCCGCGCAAGAATGGGGTGCAGCCGATTTCGTCGGCGGCCATCCGGCGCTCGACTTCCTCAACACGGTGGCCGACACGGGCAAGACGCGCGACGCGGACAAGCTCGTCGACTGGCCGGCCGTGCATGCGTGGGCGCAGCGATCGGGGTTGCTGGCGCCGGCCGGTCTGGCGCGGCTTCTGCGTCACGCGCGGCAGGACGACGCTGACGCGCTGGCGGCGCTGCATCGTTTTCGCGAGGATGCCTACGCTGCGATCGCGCACCTGACGGCCGGAGGCGGCGGCACGGCCGGCGCGCGCGCGGCGGACCGGCTCGCCGTCGCGATTCGCGAGGCGATCGGGCGCAGCGCATTCGATGCCGTCGACGGCCGGTTCGCGTGGCGGCCCGACGCGCGTGCCGCGTCGCGCTGGGTCGACGCGGCCGCACTCGGCTTCGAGCAACTGCTGCGCAGCGACGATTTCGCGCGCGTGAGGCAGTGCGGCCGGTGCACGTGGTTCTTCGTCGATCGCGGCCGCGGCGTCGGGCGCCGCTGGTGCGACATGCGCACGTGCGGGAACCGCGCGAAGGTGGAGACGTTCAGGGAGCGGTGA
- a CDS encoding LysR family transcriptional regulator: protein MDHLQSMRVFVKVADLGSFARAASAMDISNAVATRHVADLEGRLGTRLLNRTTRSLSLTESGQVYLERARQILDELEDVEQMVVARNHEPVGTLRIVAPVVFGLHNLAPVLQSYTENFPKVVPDLTLVDRQVDLVEEGFDVGIVVTRQMRSASIVTRRLTTGCMTVCATPSYLEKHGVPTHPEHLAEHPSLSLPTEYWGDERVFTGPDGEVRVRPTNVIVANNTAMLRQFALLGMGVAILPSYLIGGDIARGALVRLLPDFRLPQVEINIAYPSRRHLPAKVRTFIDHLVEHFSHSTDATMGEQWAAQSSVLAPIGVETRAEQPESADPNLSPRLPRSPRTRVAAPSPL, encoded by the coding sequence ATGGATCATTTGCAGTCGATGCGCGTGTTCGTCAAGGTTGCAGATCTCGGCAGTTTTGCGCGGGCCGCGAGTGCAATGGATATCTCCAACGCGGTCGCGACGCGTCACGTCGCCGATCTGGAAGGCCGGCTCGGCACGCGTTTGCTGAACCGCACTACGCGCAGTCTTTCCCTGACGGAGTCAGGCCAGGTCTATCTGGAGCGGGCTCGCCAGATCCTCGATGAGCTCGAGGACGTCGAGCAGATGGTCGTCGCCCGCAATCACGAGCCGGTCGGAACGTTGCGCATCGTTGCGCCTGTCGTGTTCGGCCTGCACAACCTTGCGCCCGTGTTGCAGTCGTACACGGAGAATTTCCCGAAAGTGGTGCCCGATCTCACGCTGGTCGACCGGCAGGTTGATCTCGTCGAGGAAGGCTTCGACGTCGGCATCGTCGTCACGCGCCAGATGCGTAGCGCGAGCATCGTCACGCGGCGCCTGACCACCGGCTGCATGACCGTGTGTGCGACGCCGAGCTACCTGGAGAAGCACGGCGTGCCGACCCATCCGGAGCATCTCGCCGAGCACCCGAGCCTGAGCCTGCCGACCGAATACTGGGGTGACGAGCGTGTGTTCACGGGGCCGGACGGCGAAGTGCGCGTGCGCCCGACCAACGTGATCGTTGCGAACAACACCGCGATGCTGCGCCAGTTCGCGCTGCTCGGGATGGGTGTCGCGATCCTGCCGAGCTACCTGATCGGCGGCGATATCGCGCGCGGCGCGCTCGTGCGGCTGCTGCCGGATTTCCGGCTGCCGCAGGTCGAGATCAACATCGCTTACCCGAGCCGGCGCCATCTGCCCGCGAAGGTGCGCACGTTCATCGACCACCTCGTCGAGCATTTCAGCCACTCGACCGACGCGACGATGGGCGAGCAGTGGGCCGCGCAGAGTTCGGTGCTCGCGCCGATCGGTGTCGAGACGCGTGCCGAGCAGCCGGAGTCGGCCGACCCGAACCTGTCGCCGCGCCTGCCGCGTTCGCCGCGCACGCGCGTCGCGGCGCCGTCGCCGCTGTAA
- a CDS encoding amino acid ABC transporter ATP-binding protein, giving the protein MIRLEGIDKSFGTHRVLHGIDLALQPGSVTALIGPSGSGKSTLLRCVNLLEVPEAGALTVGDARIDFSPAHRPARDAVFAVRRQTGMVFQNFQLFPHLSVVQNVMEGLVTVQRWPRERARERALALLEKVGIADKADAWPGTLSGGQQQRVAIARALAPSPQVLLCDEPTSALDPELSVEVVEVLRQLAREGTTMLMATHDLRLAASIAHDAVFLAEGRVVEAGASRDLFGDPRDPRTAKFISTLAQGVPVF; this is encoded by the coding sequence ATGATCCGGCTCGAAGGCATCGACAAGTCGTTCGGCACGCATCGCGTGCTGCACGGGATCGACCTCGCATTGCAGCCCGGCAGCGTGACGGCGCTGATCGGGCCGTCCGGCAGCGGCAAGAGCACGCTGCTGCGTTGCGTGAACCTGCTCGAAGTGCCCGAGGCGGGCGCGCTGACGGTCGGCGACGCACGCATCGACTTCTCCCCGGCGCATCGGCCGGCGCGCGACGCCGTGTTCGCGGTGCGCCGCCAGACCGGCATGGTGTTCCAGAACTTCCAACTGTTTCCGCACCTGAGCGTCGTGCAGAACGTGATGGAGGGGCTCGTCACCGTGCAGCGCTGGCCGCGCGAACGGGCCCGTGAACGTGCGCTCGCGCTGCTCGAGAAGGTCGGCATCGCGGACAAGGCCGACGCGTGGCCCGGTACGCTGTCGGGCGGCCAGCAGCAACGTGTTGCGATCGCGCGTGCGCTCGCGCCGTCGCCGCAGGTGCTGTTGTGCGACGAGCCGACGTCGGCGCTCGATCCGGAGCTGTCCGTCGAAGTGGTCGAGGTGCTGCGCCAGCTCGCACGAGAAGGCACGACGATGCTGATGGCCACCCACGACCTGCGCCTGGCCGCGTCGATCGCACACGATGCGGTGTTTCTCGCGGAGGGCCGCGTGGTCGAGGCCGGTGCGTCGCGCGACCTGTTCGGCGATCCGCGCGATCCACGCACCGCGAAGTTCATCTCGACGCTTGCGCAGGGCGTGCCGGTGTTCTGA
- a CDS encoding patatin-like phospholipase family protein, with amino-acid sequence MFDQIVFAGGGNRCWWQAGFWDIAQPALGLRPRVITGISAGAATACMLYTRDAAWVMRYYEEALRHNRKNAYWGNLFGREPVFPHYRIYRQALLDIYGEPFAQLAAAPEIRIGVSHVPRWLGARSAVAAGLVAYNIEKYVRKTLHPTLGRTLGFRPEFVRAQACASVDELADLILQSSCTPPFTPVLRRGGRPVLDGGMVDNVPVDALDPAPGDVLVLVTRLYPRPQMFTVAHGEQRRLYVQPSSKVPISSWDYTSPSQMRHAYDLGRRDGEHFLTRVGAMTGGRVAA; translated from the coding sequence ATGTTCGACCAGATCGTCTTTGCGGGCGGCGGCAATCGCTGCTGGTGGCAGGCTGGCTTCTGGGACATCGCCCAGCCGGCGCTCGGCCTGCGCCCGCGCGTGATCACCGGCATCTCGGCCGGCGCGGCGACCGCATGCATGCTGTATACGCGCGATGCCGCCTGGGTGATGCGCTATTACGAAGAGGCGCTGCGCCACAACCGGAAGAACGCGTACTGGGGCAACCTGTTCGGGCGCGAGCCCGTGTTTCCGCATTACCGGATTTACCGCCAGGCGCTGCTCGACATCTACGGCGAGCCGTTCGCGCAGCTTGCCGCGGCACCAGAGATCCGCATCGGCGTGTCGCACGTGCCGCGCTGGCTCGGCGCGCGCAGCGCAGTGGCCGCCGGCCTCGTCGCGTACAACATCGAAAAGTACGTGCGCAAGACGCTGCACCCGACGCTCGGGCGCACGCTCGGCTTTCGGCCGGAATTCGTGCGCGCGCAGGCCTGCGCGAGCGTCGACGAGCTCGCCGACCTGATCCTGCAGTCGTCCTGCACGCCGCCGTTCACGCCGGTGCTGCGCCGCGGCGGCCGGCCCGTGCTGGACGGCGGGATGGTCGACAACGTGCCGGTCGACGCGCTCGACCCCGCGCCCGGCGACGTGCTGGTGCTCGTCACGCGGCTGTACCCGCGCCCGCAGATGTTCACGGTCGCGCATGGCGAGCAGCGGCGGCTGTACGTGCAGCCGTCGAGCAAGGTGCCGATTTCGAGTTGGGATTACACGAGCCCGTCGCAGATGCGGCATGCGTACGACCTCGGGCGGCGCGACGGCGAGCATTTCCTCACGCGCGTCGGCGCGATGACGGGCGGCCGCGTGGCCGCCTGA
- a CDS encoding amino acid ABC transporter substrate-binding protein, with translation MKFLRSILVVAMLQAVSVTSALAADDLSQIKSSGVFRVGTEGTYAPFTYHDETGKLTGFDVDIATAIAQRLGVKPQFIEGKWDGLIAGLDVNRYDAVVNEVSITDARKAKYDFSTPYITSRAVLIVRADNTTIHSFDDLKGKKSANTLTSNFGKLAAAHGADVVPVQGFNESIDLLSSGRVDATINDSLSYLDFRKHKPDAKLKIAATDTGGASDASGVLLRKGSPALVAAIDKALADIKADGTYAKISQKYFGRDVSQP, from the coding sequence ATGAAATTCCTTCGCTCCATCCTGGTCGTCGCCATGCTGCAGGCCGTTTCGGTCACGAGCGCACTGGCAGCCGACGACCTGTCGCAGATCAAGTCGTCCGGCGTGTTCCGGGTCGGTACCGAGGGCACGTACGCGCCGTTCACGTACCACGACGAAACCGGCAAGCTGACGGGCTTCGACGTCGATATCGCGACCGCGATCGCGCAGCGCCTCGGCGTGAAGCCGCAGTTCATCGAAGGCAAGTGGGACGGGCTGATCGCCGGCCTCGACGTGAACCGCTACGACGCGGTGGTCAACGAAGTGTCGATCACCGACGCGCGCAAGGCGAAATACGATTTCTCGACGCCGTACATCACGTCGCGCGCGGTGCTGATCGTGCGTGCGGACAACACGACGATCCACTCGTTCGACGATCTCAAGGGCAAGAAATCCGCGAACACGCTGACCAGCAATTTCGGCAAGCTCGCGGCCGCGCACGGCGCGGACGTCGTCCCCGTGCAGGGCTTCAACGAATCGATCGACCTGCTGAGCTCGGGGCGCGTCGACGCGACGATCAACGATTCGCTGTCGTACCTCGATTTCCGCAAGCACAAGCCGGACGCGAAACTGAAGATCGCGGCGACCGACACGGGCGGCGCGAGCGACGCATCGGGCGTGCTGCTGCGCAAGGGCAGCCCCGCGCTCGTGGCCGCGATCGACAAGGCACTCGCTGACATCAAGGCCGACGGTACCTACGCGAAGATCTCGCAGAAGTATTTCGGCCGCGACGTGTCGCAGCCGTGA
- a CDS encoding D-2-hydroxyacid dehydrogenase family protein yields MKIAILDDYQDAVRKLNCFEMLADHDVKVFNNTVRGLGQLASRLAEVEALVLIRERTPISSQLLAKLPNLRMISQTGRISSHIDLDACTDRGIAVLEGTGSPIAPAELTWALVMAAQRRIPQYVANLKQGAWQQSGLKTSAMPPNFGLGQVLRGQTLGIWGYGKIGRLVAGYGKAFGMNVLIWGREHSLEAARADGYTAAESREALFEQSDVLSLHLRLHDDTRGIVKQEDLMRMKPTSLLVNTSRAELLEENALVNALSHNRPGMVAIDVFESEPILQGYSLLRMENVICTPHIGYVERESYELYFSAAFRNILAFDQGDMSSVVNPEALTPRRVR; encoded by the coding sequence ATGAAAATTGCCATCCTCGACGACTACCAGGACGCCGTCCGCAAGCTGAACTGCTTCGAGATGCTTGCCGACCACGACGTGAAGGTCTTCAACAATACGGTGCGCGGATTGGGACAACTCGCCAGCCGTCTGGCGGAAGTCGAGGCACTCGTGCTGATTCGCGAACGGACCCCGATTTCGTCGCAACTGCTCGCCAAGCTGCCGAACCTGCGCATGATCAGCCAGACCGGCCGCATTTCGAGCCACATCGATCTCGACGCGTGTACCGACCGCGGCATCGCGGTGCTCGAAGGCACAGGCTCGCCGATTGCCCCCGCCGAACTGACCTGGGCGCTCGTGATGGCCGCCCAGCGCCGCATTCCGCAATACGTCGCGAACCTGAAGCAGGGCGCATGGCAACAGTCGGGCCTGAAGACGTCGGCGATGCCGCCGAACTTCGGCCTCGGCCAGGTGCTGCGCGGCCAGACGCTCGGCATCTGGGGCTACGGCAAGATCGGCCGGCTCGTCGCCGGCTACGGCAAGGCGTTCGGGATGAACGTGCTGATCTGGGGCCGCGAGCATTCGCTCGAGGCCGCGCGCGCCGACGGCTATACGGCCGCCGAAAGCCGCGAGGCGCTGTTCGAGCAGAGCGACGTGCTGTCGCTGCACCTGCGCTTGCATGACGACACGCGCGGGATCGTGAAGCAGGAAGACCTGATGCGGATGAAGCCGACGTCGCTGCTCGTCAACACGAGCCGCGCCGAACTGCTCGAGGAAAATGCACTGGTCAACGCGCTGTCGCACAACCGTCCGGGAATGGTCGCGATCGACGTGTTCGAGAGCGAGCCGATCCTGCAGGGCTACAGCCTGCTGCGGATGGAAAACGTGATCTGCACGCCGCACATCGGCTACGTCGAGCGCGAAAGCTACGAGCTCTACTTCAGCGCGGCATTCCGGAACATCCTGGCGTTCGACCAGGGCGACATGTCGAGCGTCGTCAATCCGGAAGCACTGACGCCGCGCCGCGTGCGCTGA
- a CDS encoding DUF3592 domain-containing protein: MGRQTWKHVTETRPFRGPGCADIGKSIGTRRSNDHAGIHSATHEPDPVMPGKDALVALALGAVLLVLAGVLAVTTGQATGHLVRTPGTVVRIVQDSDAMRAYRPIVAYLASDGQRREVAGNTASTIPAYDIGENVDVLLDPVHPERPALIDDFAQRWFPAAVSALLAVASFAIGALLIAGKRHRMQSDAPPTRARRKQVRRRWDIAIVLIPITIGTGFIAGAGAAGLRQWQIAHHYARSTGHVVEIAKNARSARSRTSLYSAIVAFTTDSGRQITFAQGAASSHPGLREGEAVNVLYDPVTPERAVVDRFWDRWGLTAILLAIGAPFLAAGLFVAATLWPDHRSHETVP; the protein is encoded by the coding sequence ATGGGACGTCAGACATGGAAGCATGTAACCGAGACGCGACCATTCAGAGGGCCTGGTTGCGCCGATATCGGCAAGTCCATCGGGACACGCCGCTCCAACGATCACGCCGGCATCCACAGTGCGACGCACGAACCGGATCCGGTCATGCCGGGTAAGGACGCGCTCGTCGCGCTGGCGCTCGGCGCCGTGCTGCTCGTACTGGCAGGCGTGCTCGCCGTCACGACCGGTCAGGCGACCGGCCACCTCGTCCGCACGCCGGGCACGGTCGTCCGTATCGTGCAGGACAGCGACGCGATGCGCGCGTACCGGCCGATCGTCGCGTATCTTGCGAGCGACGGCCAGCGCCGCGAGGTCGCCGGCAATACCGCCTCGACCATCCCCGCCTACGACATCGGCGAGAACGTCGACGTCCTGCTCGATCCCGTCCATCCCGAGCGCCCCGCGCTGATCGACGATTTCGCGCAACGCTGGTTTCCGGCAGCGGTGTCGGCACTGCTCGCCGTCGCGTCGTTCGCGATCGGCGCCCTGCTGATCGCCGGCAAGCGCCATCGCATGCAATCCGATGCACCGCCGACCCGGGCCCGGCGCAAACAGGTGCGACGCCGCTGGGATATCGCAATCGTGCTGATTCCGATCACGATCGGCACGGGCTTCATTGCCGGTGCCGGTGCAGCCGGCCTGCGTCAGTGGCAGATCGCTCACCACTACGCGCGCTCGACCGGCCATGTCGTCGAGATCGCAAAAAATGCGCGGTCGGCCCGCTCGCGCACGTCGCTGTATTCGGCGATCGTCGCGTTCACGACCGACAGCGGGCGCCAGATCACGTTCGCCCAGGGCGCGGCGTCGTCGCATCCGGGCCTGCGCGAAGGCGAAGCGGTCAACGTGCTGTACGACCCCGTCACACCCGAGCGCGCGGTCGTCGACCGCTTCTGGGATCGCTGGGGCCTCACGGCCATCCTGCTCGCAATCGGTGCGCCGTTCCTCGCGGCCGGACTGTTCGTCGCCGCGACGCTGTGGCCGGACCATCGGTCGCACGAAACCGTGCCATGA